In the Tenrec ecaudatus isolate mTenEca1 chromosome 16, mTenEca1.hap1, whole genome shotgun sequence genome, one interval contains:
- the NOLC1 gene encoding nucleolar and coiled-body phosphoprotein 1 isoform X1 yields MADAGLRRVVPSDLYPLVLGFLRDNQLSEVAAKFAKATGATHQDANASSLLDIYSFWLKSNKAPKRKLQANGPVTQKVKKTSSSDSSEDSSDEEEAQVPPAKKAAIATKRASLPQDPRKAVAKASESSSSSDESSEDEEEDKKKKPVQQKGIKPQAKAAKVPPKKAESSSSDSDSSSEDEAPKNPKPKTTPVPAKAPVKVLAKPGTRVQAAPKVANGKAASSSSSSSSSSSDDSEDEKAAASSKPLPKKQLVAKAPAKVVSTPARDSSSSEDSSSEEEEEQKQPVKKKPGPYSSVPPPSAPPPKKSLGTQLPKKAAEKQQPEDSSEESSDESDSSSEEEKQRPAKAVISKAVAKPAPAKKAAESSSDSSDSDSSEDEAPAKPVGTTKTAPSKAPAVAKQPATKSSTPAKQPAKQPAGSGQKPLARKADSSSSEEESSSSEEEEEKAKMTKKSVATLKPKVVAKAAPAQPAKAAPQGGGDSSSDSDSSSSEEEEETSKPPAKGTLKKAAVTPAKPASKKTVEAESSSSSSSDDSSEEEEEEKPKGKATPKPQTPKANGTSVLTVDNGKGGGDNEEEDGAVSKPGKKRKQSDAAKEAETPQVKKPKLQTPNTFPKRKKGERRASSPFRRVREEEIDVDSRVADNSFDAKRGAVGDWGERANQVLKFTKGKSFRHEKTKKKRGSYRGGAISVQVNSIKFDSE; encoded by the exons ATGGCGGACGCCGGCTTGCGCCGCGTGGTTCCCAGCGACCTGTACCCCCTCGTGCTCGGCTTCCTACGCGACAACCAACTGTCGGAGGTGGCCGCCAAGTTTGCCAAGGCGACCGGCGCT acccATCAGGATGCCAATGCCTCTTCCCTCTTGGACATATACAGTTTCTGGCTCAA GTCCAACAAGGCTCCAAAGCGGAAGTTACAAGCCAATGGGCCTGTCACTCAGAAGGTGAAAAAGACTTCCTCCAGTGACAGCAGTGAGGACAGCAGCGACGAGGAAGAAGCCCAAGTGCCTCCAGCTAAGAAGGCTG CGATAGCTACCAAGCGGGCCAGTTTGCCCCAGGACCCTAGAAAGGCTGTAGCCAAAGCTTcggagagcagcagcagcagtgacgAATCCAGtgaagatgaagaggaggacaaaAAGAAAAAGCCTGTCCAG CAGAAGGGAATTAAGCCCCAAGCTAAGGCAGCCAAAGTTCCACCCAAGAAAgctgagagctcaagttccgatTCGGATTCAAGCTCTGAGGATGAGGCACCAAAGAACCCGAAGCCAAAGACAACGCCCGTGCCAGCTAAGGCCCCAGTGAAAGTCCTAGCCAAACCAG GCACACGAGTTCAAGCTGCACCTAAGGTAGCCAATGGCAAAGCCGcaagcagcagcagtagcagcagcagcagcagcagcgatgACTCAGAGGATGAGAAGGCAGCAGCCAGCTCTAAG CCTCTACCGAAAAAGCAACTTGTAGCCAAGGCCCCAGCGAAGGTGGTCTCCACCCCTGCCCGGGACAGTTCCAGCAGTGAGGACTCCtccagtgaggaggaggaggaacagaaGCAGCCCGTCAAGAAAAAACCAG GACCCTACAGCTCAGTGCCTCCGCCTTCGGCTCCTCCACCAAAGAAGTCCCTggggacccagctccccaagaaaGCCGCAGAGAAGCAGCAACCCGAGGACAGCAGTGAGGAAAGCAGTGATGAGTCTG ATTCTAGCTCTGAGGAAGAGAAGCAGCGCCCAGCAAAAGCAGTCATCTCTAAAGCAGTTGCTAAGCCAGCTCCAGCCAAGAAGGCAGCAGAGAGCTCTTCAGACAGCTCAG ACTCCGACAGCTCAGAGGATGAGGCTCCTGCCAAGCCAGTTGGCACCACCAAGACTGCCCCAAGTAAGGCGCCTGCAGTGGCCAAACAGCCTGCCACTAAGTCCTCCACACCTGCCAAGCAGCCTGCCAAGCAGCCTGCCGGCAGTGGCCAAAAGCCTTTGGCCAGAAAGGCAGATAGCAGTTCCAGTGAAGAGGAGAGTAGTTcaagcgaggaggaggaggaaaaggcgaAGATGACGAAGAAGTCTGTAGCCACCCTGAAGCCCAAGGTGGTGGCCAAAGCAGCTCCAGCTCAGCCCGCCAAAGCAGCCCCTCAGGGAGGCGGGGACAGCAGTTCTGATTCCGACAGCTCCAgcagcgaggaggaggaggagacctcTAAACCCCCAGCTAAAGGGACACTGAAGAAGGCAGCAGTGACCCCTGCCAAGCCAGCCTCTAAGAAGACAGTGGAGGCGGAGAGCAGCAGCAGTTCTTCCTCTGATGACtccagtgaggaggaggaggaggagaaacccAAGGGCAAGGCCACTCCCAAACCACAGACCCCCAAGGCCAATGGCACCTCTGTTCTGACAGTGGACAATGGAAAGGGAGGTGGAGACAATGAAGAGGAAGATGGAGCAGTTTCCAAGCCAG GAAAGAAACGGAAGCAGAGTGACGCTGCCAAGGAGGCAGAGACTCCTCAAGTCAAGAAGCCGAAGCTCCAGACCCCCAACACATTTCCCAAAAGGAAAAAA GGCGAGAGAAGGGCGTCGTCCCCCTTCCGAAGAGTCAGGGAAGAGGAAATTGATGTGGACTCTCGCGTGGCAGACAACTCCTTTGATGCCAAG CGAGGTGCAGTGGGAGACTGGGGGGAGCGAGCCAATCAAGTTCTGAAGTTCACCAAAGGCAAATCCTTCCGTCATGAGAAAACCAAGAAGAAGAGGGGCAGCTACCGAGGAGGCGCCATCTCCGTCCAGGTCAACTCCATCAAGTTTGACAGCGAGTGA
- the NOLC1 gene encoding nucleolar and coiled-body phosphoprotein 1 isoform X2 has translation MADAGLRRVVPSDLYPLVLGFLRDNQLSEVAAKFAKATGATHQDANASSLLDIYSFWLKSNKAPKRKLQANGPVTQKVKKTSSSDSSEDSSDEEEAQVPPAKKAAIATKRASLPQDPRKAVAKASESSSSSDESSEDEEEDKKKKPVQKGIKPQAKAAKVPPKKAESSSSDSDSSSEDEAPKNPKPKTTPVPAKAPVKVLAKPGTRVQAAPKVANGKAASSSSSSSSSSSDDSEDEKAAASSKPLPKKQLVAKAPAKVVSTPARDSSSSEDSSSEEEEEQKQPVKKKPGPYSSVPPPSAPPPKKSLGTQLPKKAAEKQQPEDSSEESSDESDSSSEEEKQRPAKAVISKAVAKPAPAKKAAESSSDSSDSDSSEDEAPAKPVGTTKTAPSKAPAVAKQPATKSSTPAKQPAKQPAGSGQKPLARKADSSSSEEESSSSEEEEEKAKMTKKSVATLKPKVVAKAAPAQPAKAAPQGGGDSSSDSDSSSSEEEEETSKPPAKGTLKKAAVTPAKPASKKTVEAESSSSSSSDDSSEEEEEEKPKGKATPKPQTPKANGTSVLTVDNGKGGGDNEEEDGAVSKPGKKRKQSDAAKEAETPQVKKPKLQTPNTFPKRKKGERRASSPFRRVREEEIDVDSRVADNSFDAKRGAVGDWGERANQVLKFTKGKSFRHEKTKKKRGSYRGGAISVQVNSIKFDSE, from the exons ATGGCGGACGCCGGCTTGCGCCGCGTGGTTCCCAGCGACCTGTACCCCCTCGTGCTCGGCTTCCTACGCGACAACCAACTGTCGGAGGTGGCCGCCAAGTTTGCCAAGGCGACCGGCGCT acccATCAGGATGCCAATGCCTCTTCCCTCTTGGACATATACAGTTTCTGGCTCAA GTCCAACAAGGCTCCAAAGCGGAAGTTACAAGCCAATGGGCCTGTCACTCAGAAGGTGAAAAAGACTTCCTCCAGTGACAGCAGTGAGGACAGCAGCGACGAGGAAGAAGCCCAAGTGCCTCCAGCTAAGAAGGCTG CGATAGCTACCAAGCGGGCCAGTTTGCCCCAGGACCCTAGAAAGGCTGTAGCCAAAGCTTcggagagcagcagcagcagtgacgAATCCAGtgaagatgaagaggaggacaaaAAGAAAAAGCCTGTCCAG AAGGGAATTAAGCCCCAAGCTAAGGCAGCCAAAGTTCCACCCAAGAAAgctgagagctcaagttccgatTCGGATTCAAGCTCTGAGGATGAGGCACCAAAGAACCCGAAGCCAAAGACAACGCCCGTGCCAGCTAAGGCCCCAGTGAAAGTCCTAGCCAAACCAG GCACACGAGTTCAAGCTGCACCTAAGGTAGCCAATGGCAAAGCCGcaagcagcagcagtagcagcagcagcagcagcagcgatgACTCAGAGGATGAGAAGGCAGCAGCCAGCTCTAAG CCTCTACCGAAAAAGCAACTTGTAGCCAAGGCCCCAGCGAAGGTGGTCTCCACCCCTGCCCGGGACAGTTCCAGCAGTGAGGACTCCtccagtgaggaggaggaggaacagaaGCAGCCCGTCAAGAAAAAACCAG GACCCTACAGCTCAGTGCCTCCGCCTTCGGCTCCTCCACCAAAGAAGTCCCTggggacccagctccccaagaaaGCCGCAGAGAAGCAGCAACCCGAGGACAGCAGTGAGGAAAGCAGTGATGAGTCTG ATTCTAGCTCTGAGGAAGAGAAGCAGCGCCCAGCAAAAGCAGTCATCTCTAAAGCAGTTGCTAAGCCAGCTCCAGCCAAGAAGGCAGCAGAGAGCTCTTCAGACAGCTCAG ACTCCGACAGCTCAGAGGATGAGGCTCCTGCCAAGCCAGTTGGCACCACCAAGACTGCCCCAAGTAAGGCGCCTGCAGTGGCCAAACAGCCTGCCACTAAGTCCTCCACACCTGCCAAGCAGCCTGCCAAGCAGCCTGCCGGCAGTGGCCAAAAGCCTTTGGCCAGAAAGGCAGATAGCAGTTCCAGTGAAGAGGAGAGTAGTTcaagcgaggaggaggaggaaaaggcgaAGATGACGAAGAAGTCTGTAGCCACCCTGAAGCCCAAGGTGGTGGCCAAAGCAGCTCCAGCTCAGCCCGCCAAAGCAGCCCCTCAGGGAGGCGGGGACAGCAGTTCTGATTCCGACAGCTCCAgcagcgaggaggaggaggagacctcTAAACCCCCAGCTAAAGGGACACTGAAGAAGGCAGCAGTGACCCCTGCCAAGCCAGCCTCTAAGAAGACAGTGGAGGCGGAGAGCAGCAGCAGTTCTTCCTCTGATGACtccagtgaggaggaggaggaggagaaacccAAGGGCAAGGCCACTCCCAAACCACAGACCCCCAAGGCCAATGGCACCTCTGTTCTGACAGTGGACAATGGAAAGGGAGGTGGAGACAATGAAGAGGAAGATGGAGCAGTTTCCAAGCCAG GAAAGAAACGGAAGCAGAGTGACGCTGCCAAGGAGGCAGAGACTCCTCAAGTCAAGAAGCCGAAGCTCCAGACCCCCAACACATTTCCCAAAAGGAAAAAA GGCGAGAGAAGGGCGTCGTCCCCCTTCCGAAGAGTCAGGGAAGAGGAAATTGATGTGGACTCTCGCGTGGCAGACAACTCCTTTGATGCCAAG CGAGGTGCAGTGGGAGACTGGGGGGAGCGAGCCAATCAAGTTCTGAAGTTCACCAAAGGCAAATCCTTCCGTCATGAGAAAACCAAGAAGAAGAGGGGCAGCTACCGAGGAGGCGCCATCTCCGTCCAGGTCAACTCCATCAAGTTTGACAGCGAGTGA